From the genome of Populus alba chromosome 10, ASM523922v2, whole genome shotgun sequence, one region includes:
- the LOC118043286 gene encoding nuclear transport factor 2 isoform X1: MATQVDESAVKLDPKVVGNAFAEQYYNTLSKSPELLHNFYNDASLIGRPGSDGSVSPISTLEEIKKLILSLDYKNCVVEIQTIDSQESYENGVMVLVTGFFAGKDSTRQKFTQAFFLIPQDDGRRYYVLNDIFRYMEESENKKISDEDNIAPATPVIPCPEPTSIPNHSVSANMPTTLEEGDDQAKESSHPLDNGEIPAYEKEVVVEEVVTTQNDDQAKESGHPLDNGEIPTYEKEVVVEKVVTTQNDAHPVSEAVASSVQEEDAPKKSYASVANALNFKTQPFQQRVSPVKPVKQSHTAVPPVVTSQQTGSRPPSNNSVEINNNSAAVEGYSIFVANLPLDATVDQLVQTFTRFGAIKPNGVQVRSYKQEKNCFGFVEFESADSVEKALEVSTVMIGTRTAHIERKNAAKNGGEKYPSRKGGFRNGNFRSRGNLNGGHGYGRNDFENQGAVSGQSGGTTGRNGEANKKVYLNGEARGPRQARAGNN; encoded by the exons ATGGCAACGCAGGTGGATGAATCTGCTGTCAAACTTGATCCAAAAGTGGTGGGGAATGCTTTTGCGGAGCAGTACTACAACACCTTGTCCAAGTCTCCCGAGCTGCTTCATAACTTTTACAATGACGCGAGCTTGATTGGCAGGCCAGGCTCAGATGGTTCAGTGTCTCCTATTTCAACTTTAGAA gagattaaaaaattgatcctCTCTCTTGACTATAAGAATTGTGTAGTTGAGATACAGACTATTGATTCTCAGGAATCTTATGAGAATGGGGTAATGGTGTTGGTTACTGGTTTCTTTGCTGGAAAGGACAGTACCAGACAAAAATTTACACAAGCATTTTTCTTGATCCCACAAGATGATGGGAGGAGATATTATgttttgaatgatatttttagataCATGGAAGAATCAGAGAATAAGAAAATTAGTGATGAAGACAACATTGCTCCAGCTACACCTGTTATCCCATGTCCTG AGCCAACCTCCATTCCTAATCACTCTGTCTCTGCCAATATGCCTACCACTTTGGAGGAGGGTGATGATCAAGCTAAAGAATCCAGTCATCCTTTGGACAATGGAGAGATTCCCGCTTATGAGAAGGAGGTGGTTGTCGAGGAAGTTGTTACCACTCAGAATGATGATCAAGCTAAAGAATCCGGTCATCCTTTGGACAATGGAGAGATTCCCACTTATGAGAAGGAGGTGGTTGTCGAGAAAGTTGTTACCACTCAGAATGATGCTCACCCAGTTTCTGAGGCAGTTGCTTCTAGTGTCCAGGAGGAGGATGCCCCCAAGAAGTCCTATGCATCAGTG gCAAATGCATTGAATTTCAAAACACAACCATTTCAGCAGAGGGTGTCACCCGTGAAACCTGTGAAACAGTCACATACAGCTGTACCACCTGTGGTCACTTCTCAACAAACAGGTTCTCGCCCTCCCAGCAACAATTCTGTGGAAATCAATAACAACAGTGCTGCag TTGAGGGTTACTCcatatttgttgcaaatttgccTCTGGATGCTACTGTTGACCAGCTTGTGCAGACTTTTACAAGATTTGGGGCTATTAAACCAAATGGTGTGCAAGTCAGAAGTTATAAG CAAGAAAAGAACTGTTTTGGTTTTGTGGAATTTGAATCAGCTGATTCTGTGGAGAAGGCCCTTGAg GTCTCTACTGTCATGATTGGCACTCGAACAGCGCATATTGAGAGAAAGAATG cAGCAAAAAATGGTGGTGAAAAGTATCCTTCAAGAAAGGGTGGTTTTAGGAATGGCAATTTTAGGAGCCGTGGAAACTTAAATGGAGGCCATGGCTATGGCAGAAATGATTTTGAGAATCAGGGTGCAGTCTCTGGTCAATCTGGGGGCACAACTGGACGCAACGGAGAAGCAAACAAGAAAGTTTATCTAAATGGGGAAGCTAGAGGTCCCCGTCAAGCTCGGGCTGGGAATAACTAG
- the LOC118043286 gene encoding nuclear transport factor 2 isoform X2: MATQVDESAVKLDPKVVGNAFAEQYYNTLSKSPELLHNFYNDASLIGRPGSDGSVSPISTLEEIKKLILSLDYKNCVVEIQTIDSQESYENGVMVLVTGFFAGKDSTRQKFTQAFFLIPQDDGRRYYVLNDIFRYMEESENKKISDEDNIAPATPVIPCPEPTSIPNHSVSANMPTTLEEGDDQAKESSHPLDNGEIPAYEKEVVVEEVVTTQNDDQAKESGHPLDNGEIPTYEKEVVVEKVVTTQNDAHPVSEAVASSVQEEDAPKKSYASVANALNFKTQPFQQRVSPVKPVKQSHTAVPPVVTSQQTGSRPPSNNSVEINNNSAAVEGYSIFVANLPLDATVDQLVQTFTRFGAIKPNGVQVRSYKQEKNCFGFVEFESADSVEKALEVSTVMIGTRTAHIERKNAKNGGEKYPSRKGGFRNGNFRSRGNLNGGHGYGRNDFENQGAVSGQSGGTTGRNGEANKKVYLNGEARGPRQARAGNN; encoded by the exons ATGGCAACGCAGGTGGATGAATCTGCTGTCAAACTTGATCCAAAAGTGGTGGGGAATGCTTTTGCGGAGCAGTACTACAACACCTTGTCCAAGTCTCCCGAGCTGCTTCATAACTTTTACAATGACGCGAGCTTGATTGGCAGGCCAGGCTCAGATGGTTCAGTGTCTCCTATTTCAACTTTAGAA gagattaaaaaattgatcctCTCTCTTGACTATAAGAATTGTGTAGTTGAGATACAGACTATTGATTCTCAGGAATCTTATGAGAATGGGGTAATGGTGTTGGTTACTGGTTTCTTTGCTGGAAAGGACAGTACCAGACAAAAATTTACACAAGCATTTTTCTTGATCCCACAAGATGATGGGAGGAGATATTATgttttgaatgatatttttagataCATGGAAGAATCAGAGAATAAGAAAATTAGTGATGAAGACAACATTGCTCCAGCTACACCTGTTATCCCATGTCCTG AGCCAACCTCCATTCCTAATCACTCTGTCTCTGCCAATATGCCTACCACTTTGGAGGAGGGTGATGATCAAGCTAAAGAATCCAGTCATCCTTTGGACAATGGAGAGATTCCCGCTTATGAGAAGGAGGTGGTTGTCGAGGAAGTTGTTACCACTCAGAATGATGATCAAGCTAAAGAATCCGGTCATCCTTTGGACAATGGAGAGATTCCCACTTATGAGAAGGAGGTGGTTGTCGAGAAAGTTGTTACCACTCAGAATGATGCTCACCCAGTTTCTGAGGCAGTTGCTTCTAGTGTCCAGGAGGAGGATGCCCCCAAGAAGTCCTATGCATCAGTG gCAAATGCATTGAATTTCAAAACACAACCATTTCAGCAGAGGGTGTCACCCGTGAAACCTGTGAAACAGTCACATACAGCTGTACCACCTGTGGTCACTTCTCAACAAACAGGTTCTCGCCCTCCCAGCAACAATTCTGTGGAAATCAATAACAACAGTGCTGCag TTGAGGGTTACTCcatatttgttgcaaatttgccTCTGGATGCTACTGTTGACCAGCTTGTGCAGACTTTTACAAGATTTGGGGCTATTAAACCAAATGGTGTGCAAGTCAGAAGTTATAAG CAAGAAAAGAACTGTTTTGGTTTTGTGGAATTTGAATCAGCTGATTCTGTGGAGAAGGCCCTTGAg GTCTCTACTGTCATGATTGGCACTCGAACAGCGCATATTGAGAGAAAGAATG CAAAAAATGGTGGTGAAAAGTATCCTTCAAGAAAGGGTGGTTTTAGGAATGGCAATTTTAGGAGCCGTGGAAACTTAAATGGAGGCCATGGCTATGGCAGAAATGATTTTGAGAATCAGGGTGCAGTCTCTGGTCAATCTGGGGGCACAACTGGACGCAACGGAGAAGCAAACAAGAAAGTTTATCTAAATGGGGAAGCTAGAGGTCCCCGTCAAGCTCGGGCTGGGAATAACTAG